Proteins encoded within one genomic window of Cucumis sativus cultivar 9930 chromosome 3, Cucumber_9930_V3, whole genome shotgun sequence:
- the LOC101214783 gene encoding sulfite exporter TauE/SafE family protein 3: MAGGFGGICAGFRSMALTMFNFAVVLALVSGERKMKLEGSSEDLNLFQGALNFLWQSDKTGYHHVWPEMAFGWQIVVGSVIGFMGAAFGSVGGVGGGGIYVPMLSLIIGFDPKSSTAISKCMIMGAAASTVYYNLKLRHPTLELPIIDYDLVLLIMPMLMLGISVGVVFNVIFADWMVTVLLIVLFLATSTKSFLKGVETWKKETIMKTEAARRAESNDIQADTAYAPLPSGPSHRPETNNTDREVPILENVYWKEMGLLLLVWFAFLAIQITKKHSPNCSWEYWLLNFLQVPIAFGVSGYEAVGLYKGKRKIASLGNQKTDFRIYQLVLYCFMGIIAGVVGGLLGLGGGFIMGPLFLELGIPPQVSSASATFGMTFSSSMSVIQYYLLNRFPVPYALYFTIVAAVAAFVGQHVIRKLILLIGRASLIIFILSFTIFVSALSLGGVGISKMIGQIQRHEYMGFENLCKYDA; this comes from the exons ATGGCGGGTGGATTTGGAGGAATATGCGCGGGTTTTCGTTCAATGGCGTTGACGATGTTCAACTTTGCTGTAGTTTTGGCTTTGGTTTCCGGcgagagaaaaatgaagctCGAAGGAAGTTCTGAAGATTTGAATCTGTTTCAAGGAGCTTTGAATTTCTTGTGGCAATCGGATAAAACAGGGTATCATCATGTTTGGCCT GAAATGGCATTTGGGTGGCAGATTGTAGTTGGTTCTGTTATTGGATTTATGGGTGCTGCATTTGGAAGTGTAGGAGGTGTTGGTGGTGGGGGAATTTATGTTCCTATGCTTAGTTTAATCATTGGGTTCGATCCAAAATCATCTACAGCTATATCGAAAT gTATGATAATGGGAGCAGCAGCATCAACCGtctattataatcttaaactAAGACATCCAACACTTGAACTTCCTATCATTGACTATGATTTGGTTCTTCTTATCATGCCTATGCTCATGTTGGGCATCAGCGTTGGGGTAGTTTTTAATGTCATATTTGCTGATTGGATGGTTACTGTCCTCCTTATCGTTCTCTTCTTAG CTACGTCAACGAAATCGTTTTTGAAGGGTGTTGAAACTTGGAAGAAGGAAACCATAATGAAAACG GAGGCTGCTAGGCGTGCTGAATCAAATG ATATTCAAGCCGATACAGCATATGCTCCTCTTCCCAGTGGACCGAGCCATAGGCCTGAAACGAACAACACTGATCGAGAG GTTCCAATTCTCGAGAACGTGTATTGGAAAGAAATGGGTCTTCTTTTATTAGTTTGGTTTGCATTTCTTGCAATACAGATTACCAAG AAGCATTCACCCAATTGTTCATGGGAATACTGGCTACTGAACTTCCTGCAG GTACCAATTGCTTTTGGTGTATCTGGTTATGAAGCAGTTGGTTTGTacaaaggaaagagaaaaattgcATCTCTGGGAAATCAGAAGACAGATTTTCGAATTTACCAGCTTGTTCTATATTGCTTCATGGGCATAATAGCTGGAGTTGTTGGTGGGCTACTTGGTCTTGGTGGAGGATTTATCATGGGTCCACTGTTTCTGGAGCTCGGCATTCCCCCTCAG GTATCAAGTGCTTCAGCAACTTTTGGAATGACATTCTCCTCATCGATGTCTGTTATACAATACTATCTTCTTAACCGTTTCCCCGTTCCTTATG CTCTTTACTTCACCATTGTGGCCGCCGTAGCTGCATTTGTTGGACAGCACGTAATCAGAAAACTGATCCTTTTGATTGGAAGAGCATCTTTAATTATCTTCATTTTGTCCTTCACAATATTCGTCAGTGCACTCTCTCTAG GTGGAGTTGGAATCTCGAAGATGATAGGACAAATTCAGCGACATGAATACATGGGATTCGAAAATCTGTGCAAATATGATGCATAA